The following are encoded together in the Ictidomys tridecemlineatus isolate mIctTri1 chromosome X, mIctTri1.hap1, whole genome shotgun sequence genome:
- the Mageh1 gene encoding melanoma-associated antigen H1, which translates to MPRGRKSRRRRNARAAEENRNNRKIQASEASETPMAASVVPSTPEDDLSGPEEDPSTPEEASTTPEEASSSALAQKPSVTRSNFQGTKKSLLMSILALIFIMGNSAKEALVWKVLGKLGMQPGRQHSIFGDPKKVVTEEFVRRGYLIYKPVPRSSPVEYEFFWGPRAHVESSKLKVMHFVARVRNRCSKDWPCNYDWDSDDDAEVEAILNSGARGYSAP; encoded by the coding sequence ATGCCTCGGGGAAGGAAGAGTCGGCGCCGCCGTAATGCAAGGGCCGCAGAAGAGAACCGCAACAATCGCAAGATCCAGGCCTCAGAGGCCTCTGAGACCCCAATGGCTGCTTCTGTGGTCCCGAGCACCCCAGAAGACGACCTCAGCGGCCCGGAGGAAGACCCAAGCACCCCAGAGGAAGCCTCCACCACTCCCGAGGAAGCCTCTAGCAGTGCCCTAGCGCAAAAGCCTTCGGTAACCCGGAGCAATTTTCAGGGCACTAAGAAAAGTCTCCTGATGTCCATATTAGCCCTCATCTTCATCATGGGCAACAGCGCAAAAGAGGCTCTGGTGTGGAAAGTGCTGGGGAAGTTAGGAATGCAGCCTGGGCGGCAGCACAGCATCTTTGGAGATCCGAAGAAGGTCGTCACAGAAGAGTTTGTGCGCAGAGGGTACCTGATTTATAAGCCAGTACCCCGCAGCAGTCCAGTGGAGTACGAGTTCTTCTGGGGCCCTCGAGCACACGTGGAGTCCAGCAAGCTGAAAGTCATGCATTTTGTGGCAAGGGTTCGTAACCGATGCTCCAAGGACTGGCCATGTAATTATGATTGGGATTCGGACGACGATGCAGAGGTTGAGGCTATACTTAATTCAGGTGCTAGAGGTTACTCTGCCCCCTAG